DNA sequence from the Gouania willdenowi chromosome 21, fGouWil2.1, whole genome shotgun sequence genome:
CACGTTAAGTTGAGAATGAAAACATTTGTCAATCCAAGGCctatttaattttctgtgatCAGCATTACATAAATAAGTCTGGGCCATCACCGCACGGTATTTAACCCATTCCTCGACGATCTCTGGAGTGTAATTCTCGAAGATCTAGATTGGTGACCCCCCGGTACTGGAGCTTCCGTCGGATTTTACGGGTGATCAACTCCCTGGTCTGATAGCGATGGAGACAGACTATCACCGGTCTCGGTCGGGAGCCTGGTTGTGGTTTGGCGGTGAGCGTCCTGTGGGCCCTGTCCAACTCAGGAGGAGACTGTAGAATCTGGTCACCAAGTACCTCTGCCAGAACGTCGGCAAAGAAACTTGTAGGTCTGGGGCCTTTGATGGATTCAGGCAGGCAGGCCGATTATCCTAATGTTATTTCTGCGGCTGCGGCCCTCCAAATCGATAGCCTTTGCTGTTAGCTTGGTGTTGCTAGCCTCAATAGCTCTGTCATCGTTGACTGTATTTTGTCAAGTCTCATTTCCAAAGCAGCGAATGAGGCTTTAAAATCGGCTGCAAGGCTGGCTCTGTGGGCCTCCAGCATGGCGGCTATGCTAGTTAGCGCTGGGTCGCTATTAGTCGCAGAGGCattcatttttgtcttttttgccaACTTTGTTGCCTTTGACATCTCTCTGGGCTGGTTGAGGTTCAGATATTAGTTAATACACTCGTAGCAGGTTGGGGTTTTGAGGAAAAAGTAGATTTTCAAAGTTgtagctagggctgggcgatatatcgaatatactcgatatatcgcagcttgtagtctgtgcggtgttgaaaatgaccataccgttaaactcgcggactttttttttttttttttttttttttttttttttttaaatatcttagtggcattatgcacaaaaggtgcacttaaatttagtgttgttttgaaatgtcatcttaatgacaacatgcacaaaaggcactatttgttttaaaatattgtagtggcattatgtacaaaaagtgcactttaattttgtgttttgaaatgtctctgtgacaattttgcacagaacgtgcactttctgttgacaattttatgtttgagccactcactgtttaataaatacagttatgtcaactttgacttagttgtgatatccccttttttgcatgaaagtttaaaattggcatatattaatgcagtatgatcaagaatgttttaatgtagacatatagaatcatcatactggtgtgattttgtgcatcaaagtgttaattcaagggtaatacaaaatatcgagatatatatcgtgtatcgtgacatggcctaaaaatatcgcggtatttataaaaggccatatcgcccagctctagttgTAGCTGCGGGAGACAGACGACGCACCCTATCCCATGCTCACCCAAACCGGAAGTCCcagttgttaatgtttttgtctgtataaaacaattttaagATGTCTCAAATGtcagttttcttctttttagttTGAAGCTGAAGTACTGTTATTGGGATATGTTGTGTACCTGTATAAGTGTTTGTTGTTACAAGCACACCATCACTGACtgctaaatacagagccaccagtgcccgtttaaaTTTGCTGTGCTCTGTCCCTTtttcgtgtagcgcagcggTGCTCCGTGAAAACTTGATCAGCTTTAGTCATCTTCCCCTGCTCATTGTTCAAACTGTTGtgcctggctaactaagaataactcagttcgtgttgtcctttagttctttttattccagccttttgtccgtgccTTGTAGGTACACATTCATAGTCAGCAAGTACAACCAATTCAGTGGAAACTTacggttcacaaaataaaagtcagttggagaaacgttattagaatgttacatttgaacaacatcgcatcagagctacagaaggtCTATGGGacaagttgttctgttgtgGATGAGACCAttgatgccagggattgtagagtcttaaacatagtaggttaatgataacttctgatactgtcaaatattctgacccctactggttaaataactgatgcatccttgtgtccatttagttttgtgtaatcattacgttctggaatgatgtcataataatttaaattgggTTAATTTAAGCTAATGCTGccttcacaccgaatgcgtcttctgcggcaccggacgcatctgccgcatGAAACGTACTAcagggtccgcaggatcaaaaaatgtgcCCAATCATACGCACATCTGATGCGAAGCCCcacccaccagcaacacatccaacccggtgagtttcactgcctgctgaagcgaggagctgtgctcctttttttcctctcataaacatgaaccaccagtgaaaaaagccggtgtgattagcaactaatgctatcctagctcagtgccgactttcttagatgaaaactacagagataacttttacctgTTACTACCACCTcttcgctgattctcctccgcgtcaaatccttcctagtccggtcccggttataaaggccgtgtcatacagctccaggtgatCACGCACAGcttcacacacagcttctactctgCTCTTTGTAGACGATGATGgccagtcgcaggagttcaatatttttaagTCTTGCGGATATGCATAAAATCGGCAGCATGCTCGTacggccaacgcacttgacgtgTGGATTGGACCGCAgtggaaagattttgcatctgctatccattgactttgtatgtaatctggacgtacggacatttcgtgacgcatctggtgtgaacgcagcattagttgatcaaaacttaatcaataaacctgatcagattcagtacatcatgatccctgagaggaaattgggtgacattaaagctgttctcatacatctttatatgacatataaatacttaaaaaggagcagtcagaataattcatgtcactacaacttatatctactttttaatttcttactttttttttgacatacatttttttatttataaatttttattttgtttcctctcaggagttaaaaactaatattttctttaaaaaaagaaaaatatataaaacttaCAGTCCCAAGTTTTTagatatgtatacagtataaacaaaaaaaatatgcatacATAGTTGTATATTAgcaaagtaaataaacaaacagatcAACAACATTGTGCAACATTGTGCATTcacctttcttttcttttttttctttgccccCCTTTTTTCTCCCAAAATTTTTCATacagaagaaacaaaataaatcaatcaatcttttatttgtatagcgccaaatcataaccaatggtatctcaagacactttacagtagagcagtcttaaggatggactcttcattttatggatacacacatatgcatatatacgtatatacacatacatatgtatcccacacccaacatgaattcatcatggcggcaaggaaaactttctgttaagcagcaggaaccttgtgtggatcccattcctatgatgaacagccatccacgttatgctgtgttgggtgtgtgcagaggaaagagacagagttgttgagactctgtaactccacactgaggatcccacagacctgcaagacaaaagccagaaggagttcaggagcaaacacacaagggaagaagcaaacatagagggagtgtttgagagaggaatgggaccctctccaaaaagaaaactaagacaaaaaaaaaacacacacacacacaagaggtGTACATAATACAATGATATGATTGTGTTACAGTTATACATGTAATAGAGAGGATCATACTAGGGGTGGGTGATATGGGAAAATtatcatatcacgatttttttatttgtacgatcacgattttatcacgatgtttttcattcaaatcatttggactattttaaagttatttactaataaaacaaaccaattcacctacttaaaactgtatatattataatttaatagataatttttgaaaatgtatgtaagcaattcatcaaactggttccaagtgcaattaacatcaaacaaaaaggctgacatggtattttagtcacacacagtctttttactttgtttaactaaagtggcgtagcattagctttagcaacacttgctacataacaaggcagcatatcagtctagtgatttctatttgttattgaggtaacactcgTATGAATAAAATCCTACTCTCAACAGTGTTTGAActcctcatttcacacagtttagacaataatatcctttacaagatgaaacgttactgctttggttacattaggcctgggtgatattacGGATTATTCTTCTGCCCTGTTTAAGCGCTTAATAATTCTttggtgtctgtaatgctgacatgctgatgagtagtggtgcaacggatcaaAAAAACTCACGGTTCGGATCGTGTCATGGATCGGATACTTTTTCTGATcagcagaaaaagaagaaaaagaccaGACAAATTACTGTGCGCTCCAATTTATTTTGTAGAACACTTACTGCAACCTTTTTCTGCTCATTAaatataaacaacatttaacttgaggtgtcaatccaacgcttaaataacattttgaatcgtataaaaacaaattaaagtgcAATATAAGGCATGACACCATCATCTTTTAAACAGGTAATTACCTGTAATTACCATACACTTAAGTGtatagagaaaagaaaaaagttatgacaccttcttttttaaacatggagagtgaattaaaaactagcctatgcccacatcatcaaaaagaatgaaagaaggaaaaaaaaaaagcagatctgAGTTTATAATTTCAAATTCCTACAATAGTCAAGGATGGCCATCCGGACTagagctaatatttatttaataagagctttaaaagaCATAGATGGAGGAGGCATGACGccgcgcacgcacacagagctgTTCCTTTCTCTTCCTCcctccgtgtgtgtgtctctcactTCAACTTCAAATACACGACCAGGAGCACGAAAAacacgtgcgtgcgtgcgtgtttgtgtgtgtgtgttggcacgTCGCCtgagccaatcataatcgctcaccttgtttttcgcccacctcctcacaacagctgtcAGAAGCCGGGGATACTTTCGggtaacagtttattcaatcaatacatgtaacgcaccgcatttaacgttcagtaacgataacagTGTTGTAAAGGCTTAAAAAGTacttagttagattaccccgttactgaataacaaacgccgttattttaaacgccgttattccaaacactgctcacgacacacctgccactacacctaactactgaaaatagataagtttagtaAAAGTTAGGCAGatacacgtggatggactggtgcacataaatttagaatggattctcTCTCCCTGTGTGTGGAGAGTTGGTGGATCAGCCTCTGTGGTATGATGGTGTTGATCCTCTGTGGATTGGTTGGCGTACTGATGTGGATCCACAGTGACCTTTATCTGGGTCATGACCAGTCTCTCGAAGCATTTCATGACTAGGGCCACAAGCCAATAGTCATTCAGGAATGTCACTATTGAGCCTTTGGGGACAGGAATGATTGTGGTAGTCTTCAGGCAGGTGAGGCAGCTGCCTGTGTGAGGGAAGATGTTTGTCATCACTTCAGATAGCTGGACTTCACAGATCCTTAGCACATCCCCAGGAATGTTGTCTGGGCCAGCGGCTTTGCCAGGGTTAGTCCTCTGCATAGTCCCCCTCACCTTGCTGTGATCATGCTGAGAGGCTCTTCTCCTGGTGTTGCGGTGAGTCTGGTGGTGGAGGGAAAGGTGTGAGGGTCCTTGAAGTGGCCCGTTGAACCGGTTGAGAGCGTTGGGCAGAGAGGGGTCTCTGAGACATTGTGCACCCCTGGTTTTTAACTACAGAGCCAAGTCAAGTGAGGTGAAACGAGTTGGCTCTCTAAAATAAACTCTTACCTCAGTAATATGGTAGAAGATGGATACCCGACAGCCCTACAAGACCCAACAGTACCAACAGATattggacagatatttagaaatgATGTTGGGGTTCAGGCACAGTCACATTAGTGTTACCGTGCTGCGTGCACCAATGTgcttttttgttgacatttctgAATGCCTTCCTTGGAGGAAGCTGGATTGATGCCTGTGTCGGGCTCTGCTCAAGTTCAGTTGGGAAGATGTAACcgaagcagtaacgttttatcttgcaGGATATGATCCCCATCTTAACCGAGGAAAATGAGGGGTTCAAAGGACTTAATGGATTTTATGACCATGAGTGTGTTAACTCAAAAACAAATTGAAGCATGATGTGCTGCCTTGATATGGTGCAAGTGTGCACCTCACTTTAGTGTTGTGTTtaagttgtttttcattttgaattaagcaaaagaaaaacactctGTGACCAAAAGAACTTGATGTTTTGTAATGTTAACTGTAGTTGGGACACTTTTGCTTacctacattttaaaaataatttttagaaGTACCCtgttttaaataactttttcttcttttttcgtTTAGAGCTATTTTAAATTTGGTGAATTGATTTGATTTACAGGTAGAAAACTTCAAAAATAGTCTAAAAAATCgaaataaaaaattgtgataaaatcatgaaagtttttttttccatattgcccactacaaaaaaatgaaaaaggcttgtgtatttttggaagaAGTATCTATCTCAGCCATCCTGATATTCCAACTGTTTTTGAAAGATAGACATCAAATTCTTAATTGATTGAGCAAGAGCTCTCCAAAGCAGAGGGTCTCTCTCGAATTGACCATGCTAGTTCTTGATGTCTCTAAAGATTTATGCACTAACCCCAACCTTCAAAATTAATTAGATCAAAGCCTATTTGACAAATCCTAATTCATTATGAAACTTTTTATCAATACCTATTTTTGAAACCCCAGGaggtttaaatttttttttttttacaatgtaattatattatatgcAAGTTTCCAAAATCAAATTTTCATAAACTGTTACTTGTGCATGGTTTACAAACATCACTTTTCATCATAATAGTATTTTatataactagtacagtgcctgtcagaagtatgcattcatgtgggagcttaagtagagtaaATTATGGCCAAAtcagtatgtgtttgaaggttggatatacaaagaggtgtacatactctgtagtgttatgaaggggtttattattaatgatagatgtgtttgttgtttttttttttttttacccctttttttatttttttggtttggtgtattttttttttgtagtgtatgttttttggagtcattgtgtatttttgtatctttctgttgtgtttttgtataattatagtttttgttgccattgtagtgtgattttggagtcattttgtgtatttttgtgcatttcttttgtcattttgtgtattttttgtataaatatttagttttgtgtattttgagtcattttcatatttttgttgtatttttctgtaatttatgttttttggagtcatctgtatttttttttatctttcagttgtctttttgtatattttttgtacaattgtttttggttgctaGTAAAGTGCCCATCgaaagtatgcattcatatagtgggagtttaagtagagttgtcaattatggccaaatgagtatgtgtttgaaggttggatgcacaaagaggtgtacatactctgtactctgtgttataaaggtgtatatttgtgggtgcaaagtaaaatagtgtgtgtgatttccctggtttaattctatgagacatgaacatgataaatgtgttgttgtaaattatagttttttgttgccattggagtgtgattctgttgtcattttgtgtattttttatctttcagttgtctttttgtaaattttttgtgtaagtgtttttggttgccattatagagtgattctggagtcaatttgtgtactttttgtatagatctttagtttttgttttaatttactcatttagtatatttttattataaataaataaataccttgtgtgtgtgttccagggaaatgtttgagacgctgataacaaactccatagacattgtagcgccaatcagaaaagtaacaaaactgcgcaaaacaaaacttaaagctCCAGACTACATGAGTGAATAAGTacagtaagtaaattaaagtattatctacaattcggctgtcattttttaccttcgaaccgagtggtcagagcttagcttccatgcacggcaccacagagaatccgcagttttctagatggagtattgaacgggttggaAACGtatctgcaaaagactcaccagtggccgacggtttcaaatgatctattccgAGAGCTCCTGTgtctcggtctaaactatcttcttctctctcactcgtgtgtttataGTCcttgtctgcttggctgtgtgcgcagcgattggctctggctgcacacgtgactcttgctcggttgaggagctgtgcagtgatatagatatagatggtgcgctagcgccccctcacaccctgaggtcaaaagttgaataggtttcatttcggggtcgtccagaagtgaaataaaattaaaataaacattttgaaatgaccaaattactccagaataacagatacacacacttggggtatttggaacccgttgaccaagtttcaggtcgaacttgcaccgcgtcggggagatatttgctccacacacacgcacgcgcacacacacagaccatccttgcttttataggtagattaagaaatatttttaaacacaaaacattgtattattttaagaAGTGGGTTGACGATGAAATCATATGGGTCAGTCAGCTGTTTAACAAAGAGGGTAATTTGTGGTCTTTTGTTGAATTTCTAAATTCAGTATACTGGTACATCACAAATGGTAAGCTATTGTTTTTGATTCTGTTCCATCGTGTGTGAAATTCCTTATCTCACCATCAATTGCTTAATTTAATTATCAGAATTATTTTTCAGCGTTGTACATAGGAAATCCTAATCCCTTCTGTACAAAGACAAACAGTAAATGTAAACAAGAGAAATATTGTTCATAAGCCTGCTTCTTATTTCTTTTTCTGGATTAATGTATAGTATGGTGTTTACTGGTAAATAACATGGCCTTCCAAAAAATGTGTAAGAATTGTCTTTAAAAATCTTGCAACAACATTACCTTGTTAAAGCATTTGTTGTAAAATTGTACATATTGTTACCTACGAGGAATCCATTCTTCACTTGACAGTACTACCATTTAAAAGGAAGGttttttttagggttttgtttgactttgattaaaaaataaaatgctaaaatggacaaatgtagtttaaaataatatcaataatgCCTTAAAACTTATTGAACCCAATGACACAAATCAATTTGAGACCTCTTTCCTCTTCTCATAATgcagttctttaaaaaaattatatgaaGATTCTTTTTTCTGCATGCTGCTGTTTTTAGGTTTCTTTTCTTAgtttaaatcaataattttagtgtttttttttttgtttttgttttttttttaaaaactcacaTTACTTCCCACTTCAACTTAAATTGTATATAACCTTAATGTACAATTGTCTATTGTTCACCTTTGAAGAATGTCGACTACTCTGGTTTGCAGGTATAGGCATATCTGTTCAATAATGTACTATTTTTCATATATCTGTATGGCTCTTTTTGTTGACATGGTGAATAAATATAAGGAGGAGACCACAGTTGGCCTAAAAAAGTACTGCAGAAGGGGTTCAGCACTTGGTGACTAATACTGTAGAGGGGTTAAATTGTCAATTATTAAGCCTCCCCCATGGGAATGGAaccaaattataataataataaaggatagAGCTGCCACAGAATTACTATATCATACAATTCACTCACTTTTTCTGCTCTCTCCCTCAATAAGTTAAGTGAATGCAACAATAATCTGATGCTGTGTTGTATTAACTGTAGTAACTAAATTGCTGAATTTTCCAGACAAAGATGGAGTACGATCGCCTCATCGCCACCATTGGTAAGAAACCCACACCAGAGGCAGGCATTAAAGTGCGGTGGCGTGGCAGTAGCATTCCTCTGGCTCATCGCCGAGACTTCATTCAGCAGCTGCAGAGTTTGACCGGAGAAGCACCAACTCTGCCCATGGAGCTGAACCCCAAAGAGTTTCAAGGCTTTCATCTTGCTCTGCTCAACAAGGTAACGATGGGTtactgttaacttcaaaataaggacTTGTCATGGTTACACACTTTGGATTTTTGCTATATAGACTGTCCGCTTTTACTGTCAGACTTGGACGACAAACCTTCATCAACATTCTAATaggaaatcatttttatttcaattcaaataaGAAGCATCATAAGACTGATGTCCTCATCCTCAGGGTCTGAAACCTCAGAGCTTCAGAAATCCTTATGACATCCCGAGAAGCCATTTGCTTGACCAGCTGAGTCGAATGAGGAGAAACTTGTTCAACACCACCGTCTGCGCTCTACGAGGACAGGACTCTGGTAAGTTGGTGTAAATATCAATTTCCTCACAGGCTGAAAATGTGCCTGGAAGACATTCAGTCAGTAATGTATTACATTTCTAaatttgtgtattctcatttctcaagaccaacttcacagtgtGCCAATTGCCCAGATGGGAAACTATCAAGATTTCCTCAAAGCTGCTCCTCAGCCACTACGAGACGCAGACCCTGAGCAGCCCAAACGTCTGCACACATTTGGAAATCCTTTCAAGCTGGATAAGAAGGTAAGGATTAACCTGATTTcaattaatttcaaaacaagggGGCCCAAGATTAAACTTATCTGACAATGTAAAGGTAAttacttttgacattttaaacaataaaactatGGTCCCATGTTCAAGGGCGGCATTCACATAAACTACCAACTTCACCCCTTTGTAATATTCACTTCTAATTAACAGATAAACTTAACTGTTTAGAAAATAGCATTGGTAAATTGCTTACATTTACTAAAACGAGCACAATTACCAAGTAAGGAGAAGTGTTTTTGCTTACTTACTGGTGCCTCTCCTGCAGGGAATGATGATTGACGAGGCAGATGAGTTTGTGACCAGCCCTTTGAACAAAGGTAAGAGACCAGCAGAGGGAAACAACATGCCCGGTGGAGGTCCAAAGAGGCGGCGCTGTATGTCGCCGCTCCTGCGTTTGGGTCGGGCTTACACTCCCCCAGTGTCCCCTTCCTCCAGCCCCCAACATTCAGCAGGTGAGATAACATGCCAACTGTGCCATCTCATCACTGAAGCCTTCATTGTTGATTTAAGCTTTAGTTATCTTCCATCAGCCAGCAGTTCTCAAACTTAGATTTAACTTCAGAACTATatcctgcctttttttttaaatccaaaaagaATGAGCAGGTTAAAGCAACATTTTTTGACATTTCAGATCATAATATGATTCTCTTTACTCGACTCAAAGCCAACACTACATTTGTAATCTCAAGGCCCAGCGGTGTAATTTAGCGCACAAGAGCGTCAAAACTGTCCCATGAAATGACACTGCTCGGGAGCAAAAGGTTAATGAAAATATGACAGGGGCTTGCTTTATTATTAATTGTATTGTGGCTGTCCTCTCCTTTAGACATGGACAACGAATCACCCATAACTGAAATCATCATTAACCACCTAAATCAGAACCACTACAACTCAGATGGAAACTTCGACCTGGATGTCCATCACCCATCAGGTCCAGCTGAGCTTTTGGAGAACAACATGGCCACAGCAACTTATCCTCAGAATCTTCAGCACATAGAGGAGAACGGGCAGCCACAGGGAGGAGAGCCATCGCCACCAGGAAGCAAGGGAATGGCGGACATGGTGCTGATTGAGGACCAGCCACCACGCTACTTGTCACCGACGGCTCTGAAGAAGCACATTCACAGTGAGACGACAAAGGTCAACAACGAACTGAGGGCGCTCATTACCAAGGAGATCAGAAAACCTGGCAGACGTGTGTATTCCTTCTGCACTCATGTTACATAAAGGGTGTTAGAGACGGTTTCCATTCCACTTAATTACTGTGTTTTATTAGGATTTAAACAGGTAATCCCTTGGTTTTTAACTCGTGTTGCCtttattgctgtgttttttctttcatattcTCAGATACATTTTATTCTCTAATTAATGACAAAcaatactaaataaataaacaataccaATTGCATATTTGCAATAAACACATGCCAGGGAAGAATAATGTATAGTGCACACACCGattcccattggtgtgtgaatgagcggatatgtaaagcactttgtgacctctgtttGTGAAAGGTgctgtataaataaacattacttacttacaGTTGATCAGAGGTAGTAGGTGAGTTGAAACAGATGAAATTTGAGTTAGTGAGtcaatattttaatgtttaattttttttttttaatatgctgtttaaacttcatttgaattaactCTGATCTTTTCAAGTTTCAACATGTTAATTTTATAATATCAAATGAATGAAtccattttatttacttttttttccctttcaaaaTATTGTATTGATTTTGGATGACATTTTTGGATGCAATCATTTGACTTGCTTACCCCCGCTTCTGTGTggaaattatattaaattaagGAACTAAAGGACCAACAATATTATGAAGGAAATAATGAGTGCACTTTGCTTTTCAGATTATGAGAAGATTTTCCTCCTCTTAAAGCAAATCCAGGGCACTCTGGAGACCCGACTCATTTTCCTTCAAAACATCATTAAAGAGGCAGCCAGGTAAGAGGTCTAAATCACATCACCCCCTCCTCATTACATGGACCGTAAACCAGGGGTTTTTAACTGTGTTTTCAACACATTTGTTTCTGTCCTGTCTTAAAGGTTTAAGAAGCGTGTTCTGATCGAACAGCTAGAAAACTTCCTGGAGGAAATTCACAACAGATCCAACAATATAAACCATGTGGATATAATCTGAGATCTATCCATTCCCAAACTGCACTTATTTTGGATGGAGCAGAACTTTCCCACACATCCAGCCCcagaacaaagaagaaaaatagcATTTAGCTCTTAAACTGTCTTCTTCAGTGCAATCTTCATGTATTAACACAGGTGATGGTGTTGTTGGAAGACTTTGGAAAAATCTGATCTGAAAAAGCAAGGAAAGATTTAAGTATTTCATGGTTTCTTTCTGAACTTCAATAATCTCCACATTGGTCAACACTAAATGACACATAATCATCTCTCCACTTTTAAGGAGGGGTAAATATCCAACTTATTCTTCAGGGAGGACGAGTTATTAACCTGAGCTTGGTTGTGTTTTGAACAAGTTTGGAAACATTCAGACAACTCAGGTTTTTATGGGGTCATGAATCGGTTTGTTCACTTAATGCCTCATCTTTGAGACATTTTCATTCAGGGAAAGTcctaatgattttatttggtcaaataaattaacttttatGTTAAACCTAAAATGTACACTCCAAGAGCAACACTCCCATAGCTCTTAAAATCTATAAATTAGCTCCAATTTAAACTTCGACTTGTGATAAACCGCCACAATATTAAATACTAACTGATGGGTCTGTTTTCTTGAAGTGAAATGAATCAGTTTTCAGAGCTATCCTGATTGACTACAACTCCTAATGATGAAACAGCTAAGCAGGAAGTTGTATTTGTAATAGCAATAAGTTTGAATCCTTGCCTAAAAGCCAGtctaaatattaattaatatccTTAAGGGTCTGATATGCAGCAACCCAGATGTTGCCAAATAATTTGACCTATTCCTCTATCAAAGCTTATCCCTGCTATGAACCCCAAACCAACCACTTCTCCCCATAATTGCACTTGTGTATATTTGATAAGCCCTA
Encoded proteins:
- the ints6 gene encoding integrator complex subunit 6 isoform X3, whose protein sequence is MVNYEDVPFGIKAGWKESHATFMTELRNLQATGLTTIGQSLRTAFDLLNLNRLVTGIDNYGQGRNPFFLEPAIIIAITDGNKLTSSGGVQDELHLPLTTPLPGSELTKEPFRWDQRLFALVLRIPGNASVEPEPLVGVPLDDSPITPMCEVTGGRSYSVFSQRMLNQCLESLVQKIQSGVVINFEKTGPDPPPLEDAPAEAVKSGLQPWHCCHKLIYVRPNLKTGVPIGHWPIPEAFWPDQNSPTLPPRSAHPHVRFSCLDAEPMVIDKVPFDKYELEPSPLTQYILERKSPHTCWQVFVCNSAKYSDLGQPFGYLKASTALNCVNLFVMPYNYPVLLPLLDDLIKVHKFKPTLKWRQSFENYLKTMPPYYIGALRKALRIMGAPNLLADNMEYGLSYSVVSYLKKLSQQTKMEYDRLIATIGKKPTPEAGIKVRWRGSSIPLAHRRDFIQQLQSLTGEAPTLPMELNPKEFQGFHLALLNKGLKPQSFRNPYDIPRSHLLDQLSRMRRNLFNTTVCALRGQDSDQLHSVPIAQMGNYQDFLKAAPQPLRDADPEQPKRLHTFGNPFKLDKKGMMIDEADEFVTSPLNKGKRPAEGNNMPGGGPKRRRCMSPLLRLGRAYTPPVSPSSSPQHSADMDNESPITEIIINHLNQNHYNSDGNFDLDVHHPSGPAELLENNMATATYPQNLQHIEENGQPQGGEPSPPGSKGMADMVLIEDQPPRYLSPTALKKHIHSETTKVNNELRALITKEIRKPGRHYEKIFLLLKQIQGTLETRLIFLQNIIKEAARFKKRVLIEQLENFLEEIHNRSNNINHVDII